Below is a genomic region from Deinococcus koreensis.
GGCGCCCAGCCGCATGGTCTTGGCCGTGCCCAGCGAGATGGTCTTGGAGGAGCCCAGTTCCCCGATGGCCCGGTCGAGCACCTGGGTCATGGCGCCGTTGCCCAGGCGCACGGTCATGGAGCGTGCCAGTTCCAGCGTCTTGGCGGCCTGCGCGGGGTTGCTGCCGGCCTCGCGGGTGGCCTGCGCGACCAGCCCCTCGATGTTGCGCTGCTGCACCCACTGCATGACCTCGGGGTCGACGCGGGCGGCCATCGCCTCGTCGCCCGTGAATTCCACCAGCACGTCCAGCGGGGGAATCTCGCCCCGGTAGTTGGCGCCCGGCACCTGATAGGTCAGGCCGAGCTGCGCCAGCCGCATCCGCGCGGCGGGGCGGGCGGGCAGCGTGAATTCCAGCACGTAGGTCGCGCCGATGCCCGCTTCCACGTTGCCCAGGGGCAATGGCCCGTCCGTCTTGCTCACGTCGGTCTGGGTGGGCTGCACGCGGGTCACGCGGTCGAGCACCACGTCCTTCACGGTACGGACACTGAGGGCCACGTTGGTCACGACCTCGTTGGCGGCCTGCTGCAGGTCGCCCAGCAGGGCGGCGGGCAGTTCGGTGGCGCGCACGGCGGGCGGCTGGGGATTGTCGGTGTCGGGCACCACGTCGATGGGCTGGCCCTGCGTGCGGTCCGTGATCAGGGTCAGCAGTTCGGTGTTCACCTCGTCGCCCACGCCCACCGTGGTCACGGGAATCTGCAGGCCCGAGAGCACGCCCGCCTGTTCCTCGACCACCGGGGCGTCGAAGGCCTGCCCGTCGGTGAGCAGCACCATGCGGCGGCTGCCGGTCTCGGACTGCAGCAGCCGGGCGCCGGCCTGCATCCCCAGGCCCATGTTCGTGCCGCCCGAGTACCAGTCCAGCCGCTCCACACCGGCCAGCAGCCGGGCGCGGTCATCGGCTCCGGTGAAGGGCACCAGCACGTCGGCCATGTCGTCGAACTTGACCAGCGCCAGGCGGTCTTCGGGGCGCAGCAGGTCGGAGTTGATGATGCCGGTCAGCGCCTCGGTGAGCAGCTCCAGCTTGTTCTTGGCGCCGCGCACGACCTCGTACTGCCGGCCGTCCACGAAGGTCGTCTGGCCGGTGGTGGAGGTCGGCTCGGTCACCACCTCGCGCATGGAGCCGCTGGTGTCGACCACGAACACCACCGAGAGGTTGGGCCGGGCCTGACCCGCCTGCGCGGTGGGCCGCACGTGCAGCGTCAGGAAGAGTTTCTGCCCCTGGGTCTGGGCGAGCAGGAATTCCCGGTGGGGCCGGACTGTGGCATCAAGCATGGGGTCTCCTTGTTCATGTCCATTATGGGCACGCGGCCCCAAAGGTTCCGGGGAGCATGGAGACCAGGTGAAGCGCGACTGAATCCCAGGCCGGGCCTTGCTCCCGGCTGGGACGGCATGAACCCGGCCACCCGGGGGCCGCGTGCCGCCTGGGCGCTCAGGCCAAACCGCTGGATTTCCTAAAGTCAGGGGGGTGACAGCGCTGCCTTCTGCACCCTCCTAAGGTGGGCCGCATGACCACCTCTTCCCCCAGGATCCTCGTCGTCATGTCGAGCGACGACCAGCTGCCCCTGCAGAACGGCCAGACCCACGCCACCGGCTTCTACCTCAACGAGTTCGGCGTGCCGGCCCAGCGGCTGGTGCAGGAGGGCTACGAGCTGATCATCGCCACGCCGCGCGGCAACCGGCCCCCGCTCGATACCGGCAGCGACGTGAAGGACTACTTCAAGGACGAGGCCGAGCACCAGCAGATCAAGGCCTTCGTGGAGGAACGGCTGTCGGGCGAGATCGTGACTCTGGCCGACGCCGCTGCCCGCCTGGACGACTTCGCGGCCGTGTTCCTGCCCGGCGGGCACGCCCCGATGATCGAACTGATGCGCAACCCCGACCTGGGACGCGTTCTGGCGCACTTCCACGAGCGGGCGCTGCCCACCGCGCTGATCTGCCACGCCCCGGTGGCCCTGCTGGCCGCGCAGTCCGGCGCCGCCGCCTTCCAGCAGGCCCTGGAGTCGGGCGGCAGCCCGCAGGCGCAGGACTTCCTGTACCGCGGCTACCAGGCCACGGTGTTCAGCACCCCCGAGGAGCAGGACGCCGAGGGCGGCTTCGAGGCGCCCATGCTGTACTACCCCGAGGCTGCCCTGAGCGCCGCCGGGATGCAGGTCACCAACGGGGCGAAGTGGACGAGCAACGTCGTGCGCGACCGTGAACTGATCACCGGACAGAACCCCATGAGCGACGAGGAATTCGTGACGGTCTTCCTGGCGGCGTTGCAGGAGAGCCCGGCTCGGGATGCCGATAGGGTGGGCGCATGAGCACGGTCAACGTCCACGCCGTCATCACGCCGAAGCCGGAATTCGCCGCCCAGGTCGAGCAGGAAATGCGGACGATGGTTAAACACAGCCGCCAGGAGGAGGGCAACCTCCGCTACGACCTACTGCGAGAGGACAAAGACGGTTCGGTGCGCTTCCACGTGCAGGAGCGCTACCGGGACATGGCGGCCGTCGAGGCCCACCGGGCCAGCGCGCACTACCAGGCGTACCGGGCCAGGGCCGGGGACTGGTTCAGCGAGGCGCCCCAGGTCGCGGTGCTGACCGAGGTGGACGTCGCGGGCTGAGGCCCAGTGTGGAGAGGGGCGACAGGAGGAGGGCGGGCGTCAGTGGCGTTCGCCTTCGTTTTTGCCGGTGGGCCATTGGAAAGACGCACGTGCAGGAGAGCGAACAAACAGCTCCTACAGCACGCCGCCGTAGATGTCGTCCAGCGTGAGGCCCAGGCCCAGGCTGGGCACCCCGACCTCGCCCGAGCCGACGACCTCGCGCAGTTTCCAGCCCTGCGCCCGCTGGTACTCGTAGACC
It encodes:
- a CDS encoding type 1 glutamine amidotransferase domain-containing protein, which produces MTTSSPRILVVMSSDDQLPLQNGQTHATGFYLNEFGVPAQRLVQEGYELIIATPRGNRPPLDTGSDVKDYFKDEAEHQQIKAFVEERLSGEIVTLADAAARLDDFAAVFLPGGHAPMIELMRNPDLGRVLAHFHERALPTALICHAPVALLAAQSGAAAFQQALESGGSPQAQDFLYRGYQATVFSTPEEQDAEGGFEAPMLYYPEAALSAAGMQVTNGAKWTSNVVRDRELITGQNPMSDEEFVTVFLAALQESPARDADRVGA
- a CDS encoding putative quinol monooxygenase, with the translated sequence MSTVNVHAVITPKPEFAAQVEQEMRTMVKHSRQEEGNLRYDLLREDKDGSVRFHVQERYRDMAAVEAHRASAHYQAYRARAGDWFSEAPQVAVLTEVDVAG
- a CDS encoding vWA domain-containing protein; the encoded protein is MLDATVRPHREFLLAQTQGQKLFLTLHVRPTAQAGQARPNLSVVFVVDTSGSMREVVTEPTSTTGQTTFVDGRQYEVVRGAKNKLELLTEALTGIINSDLLRPEDRLALVKFDDMADVLVPFTGADDRARLLAGVERLDWYSGGTNMGLGMQAGARLLQSETGSRRMVLLTDGQAFDAPVVEEQAGVLSGLQIPVTTVGVGDEVNTELLTLITDRTQGQPIDVVPDTDNPQPPAVRATELPAALLGDLQQAANEVVTNVALSVRTVKDVVLDRVTRVQPTQTDVSKTDGPLPLGNVEAGIGATYVLEFTLPARPAARMRLAQLGLTYQVPGANYRGEIPPLDVLVEFTGDEAMAARVDPEVMQWVQQRNIEGLVAQATREAGSNPAQAAKTLELARSMTVRLGNGAMTQVLDRAIGELGSSKTISLGTAKTMRLGAKTQTIKAADGGSTLPSDEEIRKMTGA